The proteins below are encoded in one region of Pan paniscus chromosome 4, NHGRI_mPanPan1-v2.0_pri, whole genome shotgun sequence:
- the GZMA gene encoding granzyme A yields MRNSYRFLASSLSVVVSLLLIPEDVCEKIIGGNEVTPHSRPYMVLLSLDRKNICAGALIAKDWVLTAAHCNLNKRSQVILGAHSITREEPTKQIMLVKKEFPYPCYDPDTREGDLKLLQLTEKAKINKYVTILHLPKKGDDVKPGTMCQVAGWGRTHNSASRSDTLREVNITIIDRKVCNDQNHYNFNPVIGMNMVCAGSLRGGRDSCNGDSGSPLLCEGVFRGVTSFGLENKCGDPRGPGVYTLLSKKHLNWIIMTIKGAV; encoded by the exons ATGAGGAACTCCTATAGATTTCTGGCATCCTCTCTCTCAGTTGTCGTTTCTCTCCTGCTAATTCCTGAAG ATGTCTGTGAAAAAATTATTGGAGGAAATGAAGTAACTCCTCATTCAAGACCCTACATGGTCCTACTTAGTCTTGACAGAAAAAACATCTGTGCTGGGGCTTTGATTGCAAAAGACTGGGTGTTGACTGCAGCTCACTGTAACTT GAACAAAAGGTCCCAGGTCATTCTTGGGGCTCACTCAATAACCAGGGAAGAGCCAACAAAACAGATAATGCTTGTTAAGAAAGAGTTTCCCTATCCATGCTATGACCCAGACACACGCGAAGGTGACCTTAAACTTTTACAG CTGAcggaaaaagcaaaaattaacaaatatgtgACTATCCTTCATCTACCTAAAAAGGGGGATGATGTGAAACCAGGAACCATGTGCCAAGTTGCAGGGTGGGGGAGGACTCACAATAGTGCATCTCGGTCCGATACTCTGAGAGAAGTCAATATCACCATCATAGACAGAAAAGTCTGCAATGATCAAAATCACTATAATTTTAACCCTGTGATTGGAATGAATATGGTTTGTGCTGGAAGCCTCCGAGGTGGAAGAGACTCGTGCAAT GGAGATTCTGGAAGCCCTTTGTTGTGCGAGGGTGTTTTCCGAGGGGTCACTTCCTTTGGCCTTGAAAATAAATGCGGAGACCCTCGTGGGCCTGGTGTCTATACTCTTCTCTCAAAGAAACACCTCAACTGGATAATTATGACTATCAAGGGAGCAGTTTAA